The Drechmeria coniospora strain ARSEF 6962 chromosome 02, whole genome shotgun sequence genome has a segment encoding these proteins:
- a CDS encoding ubiquitin carboxyl-terminal hydrolase has translation MDPDADKNDGLSSVVTDDGTEPSSQRLPRAMSVDAPEMTISEAPDKITNQGESRTVQPPFSSSTSVLPGPHRASDARSAPPPLSEQVKIIETLLKEFADAPVKEGDVAYLVSRSWLAKALALRADPKSADVQMDADETSLGPVDNSDIIDEVVKDAAGGDFVRLNRGSDLNDFELFSETAWNLVVDWYGIKPGQVAITRTAVNTADSRQAPPNLMYEFHPPVFRLHRLWSEVSPLPIEQTLKAKNPPPLVLVRSATTHAQTFLKEVKTLADIPIAHRVRLSSVPDDAQPSAGPSESRSALTPPDSPGRARGRGGRWPKLLLDVASFAQTLPVRVQVRLADQTMNDKFNGQSTLQHYDLATDQTLVLDEAIGDRWVSTYTGREKASPKAIPSRTGVAARPSRPGSNRGSPAREGPLTRGRAQKKRLGRNAGAVGLHNLGNTCYMNSALQCVRSVEELTKYFLTESHLPEINQTNVLGYEGRVAIAYGNLLREIYEDGRSAVSPREFKTTVGRCRPTFSGWGQQDSQEFLGFLLDALQEDLSRIKKKPYIEKPDSTDDMINNPKAIREMADKVWDITRKRDDSVIADLFTGMYKSTLKCPECGKISITFDPFNNLTLPLPMEDMWAKTIKFLPLNDAPVKLEAELPKHSTVESLKKFVSQRTGVPVERLMGAEEFKDRFFKIYDNAQDVSEEIQSSDVPTMHELDAVPTNWPARSRQKKYRSMLDIDSPPESTDSDDDQCETMVVPVLHRRPQLQGRGSDALPPPHFITLTKAEASSMDAIQRKILEKVATFSTWAGFADGAREGEAADFMDGDVVVTTASDADSSGDAKVATRSVEGEDDIVDITMKGTDDKSSAQSSILKRFNTTRPRFLRAENLVDAKLQNVFELCYFKSDSDGTVPTGWSSVDGTRVLPKLADRIPELQDDGGESPESMGSPGFGNDDSSNDDEADVEESQTRMMHESSDEDASPVSRVRRRFDPHLGVGELTAPQFAGRHGRQNQRFGPGGRKGFKGQKTYGKKGGKRRDKQMRAGKHAHRVPAVEPQPMPPAVADGGPLVRLYEGVVVDWNEDAWEMLFGGAPGRKDGAQGAKTYTDLELLHDSVLKQHKRRRISRKNNGITLDECLDEFERAEVLSEQDMWYCPRCKEHRRASKKFDLWKTPDILVAHLKRFSSSGWRRDKLDILVEFPIENLDLTSRVIQKEEGKDEIYDLIGVDDHYGGLGGGHYTAYAKNFVDGRWYSFNGKSCREATCDVTMKALTQKDRLVGARRLGPLYEKESPRSEDEKSESDDDGEAGSKPRGEQVTDAPDDGGRLHHDGLVRRSIENDGIGDDMEGSHRRVGSQSLEMTQGWNFDGLEGQDGDCASDDAQFDSGDDGHGDVAHQGNERAAAGSREGSAQWEDRRVLSVPADGAGGSDVEEVTEIHLESDKAARSG, from the exons ATGGATCCCGACGCGGACAAGAACGACGGGCTATCGTCGgtcgtcaccgacgacggaacggagccgtcgtcgcagcGGCTCCCTCGTGCCATGAGCGTCGACGCACCGGAGATGACCATCTCGGAAGCTCCCGACAAAATTACCAACCAGGGTGAGTCGAGAACCGTCCAGCCCCCAttctcgtcatcgacgtccGTCTTGCCGGGTCCGCATCGTGCCTCTGACGCTCGATCAGCCCCTCCCCCGCTTTCGGAGCAGGTCAAGATCATCGAAACGCTGTTGAAGGAGTTTGCCGACGCGCCCGTCAAGGAGGGTGACGTCGCGTACTTGGTTTCGCGTTCGTGGTTGGCCAAGGCCCTTGCTCTGCGTGCCGACCCCAAATCGGCCGACGTCCAGATggatgccgacgagaccTCGCTCGGGCCCGTCGACAACTCGGACAtcatcgacgaggtcgtcaaggacgccgccggcggcgacttCGTTCGCCTGAACCGAGGATCCGACTTGAACGACTTCGAGCTCTTCAGCGAGACGGCTTGgaatctcgtcgtcgactggTACGGCATCAAGCCGGGCCAGGTGGCCATCACCCGAACCGCCGTCAACACGGCGGACAGCAGGCAGGCGCCCCCCAACCTCATGTACGAGTTTCATCCGCCCGTGTTTCGTCTTCACCGTCTCTGGTCCGAAGTCAGCCCCCTGCCGATCGAGCAGACGCTCAAGGCCAAGAATCCGcctcctctcgtcctcgtgaGGAGCGCGACGACGCATGCGCAGACCTTCCTGAAGGAGGTCAAGACTCTCGCCGACATACCCATCGCCCACAGGGTCCGCCTCTCTTCCGTTCCCGACGATGCCCAACCTTCGGCCGGCCCGTCCGAGTCGAGGTCCGCCCTGACCCCGCCGGACTCGCCCGGACGCgcgcgaggacgagggggcCGGTGGCCGAAGCTCTTGCTTGACGTCGCATCCTTCGCCCAAACCCTACCGGTCCGAGTCCAGGTCCGGCTGGCGGACCAAACGATGAACGACAAGTTCAACGGCCAGTCCACGCTGCAGCACTACGACCTGGCCACCGACCAGACGCTGGTTctggacgaggccatcggcgaccGCTGGGTCAGCACCTACACCGGTCGGGAGAAGGCTTCCCCCAAGGCCATCCCGTCGAGgaccggcgtcgccgcccgtcCGTCGAGACCCGGCAGCAACAGGGGTAGCCCGGCGCGCGAAGGCCCCCTCACGCGTGGTCGAGCGCAGAAGAAGCGCCTGGGCCGGAACGCAGGCGCCGTCGGTCTGCATAATCTCGGCAACACCTGCTACATGAACTCGGCGCTGCAGTGCGTCCgcagcgtcgaggagctgacCAAGTACTTCCTGACCGAATCTCACCTCCCGGAGATCAACCAGACCAACGTGCTCGGCTACGAAGGGAGGGTGGCCATCGCCTACGGCAACCTCCTGCGAGAGATATACGAAGACGGCAGGAGCGCCGTCAGCCCTCGGGAGTTCAAGACGACCGTCGGCCGCTGTCGGCCGACCTTTTCCGGATGGGGCCAGCAGGACTCTCAGGAGTTCCTCGGCTTCCTGCTCGATGCCCTGCAGGAGGACCTGAGCCGCATcaagaagaagccgtacATCGAGAAGCCGGACTCGACCGACGACATGATCAACAACCCCAAGGCGATCCGGGAGATGGCCGACAAGGTATGGGACATCACTCGCAAGCGAGACGAttccgtcatcgccgacctcTTCACCGGCATGTACAAGTCGACGTTGAAGTGTCCCGAGTGCGGCAAGATCAGCATCACCTTCGACCCCTTCAACAACTTGACCCTTCCGCTGCCGATGGAGGACATGTGGGCCAAGACGATCAAGTTCCTTCCGCTCAACGACGCCCCCgtcaagctcgaggccgagctgccCAAGCACAGCACCGTCGAATCCCTGAAGAAGTTTGTCTCGCAGCGGACCGGCGTGCCCGTGGAGCGGCTGATGGGCGCCGAGGAGTTCAAGGATCGCTTCTTCAAGATATACGACAACGCCCAGGACGTCTCCGAGGAGATTCAATCGTCCGACGTGCCGACCATGCATGAGCTGGACGCGGTGCCGACGAACTGGCCGGCAAGATCACGGCAGAAAAAGTATCGCTCCATGCTGGACATTGACTCGCCCCCCGAGTCGACGGATTCGGACGACGACCAGTGCGAGACCATGGTCGTTCCCGTTCTCCATCGCCGGCCGCAGCTGCAGGGCCGCGGATCGGATGCCTTGCCGCCTCCGCACTTCATCACGCTGACAAAGGCCGAGGCATCGAGCATGGACGCGATTCAGCGCAAGATTCTGGAAAAGGTTGCCACCTTTTCCACCTGGGCCGgcttcgccgacggcgctcgcGAGGGGGAAGCGGCCGACTTCatggacggcgacgtcgtcgtcacgacggcctcggacgCCGACTCGTCGGGCGACGCCAAGGTGGCAACCCGCTCGGTCGAGGGTGAGGATGACATTGTCGACATCACCATGAAGGGAACCGACGACAAGAGCAGCGCGCAGTCCAGCATCCTGAAGCGTTTCAACACGACGCGCCCCCGCTTCCTGCGCGCGGAAAACTTGGTCGACGCGAAACTTCAAAACGTCTTCGAGCTATGCTACTTTAAGAGCGACTCGGACGGCACCGTCCCGACGGGTTGGTccagcgtcgacggcaccagaGTGCTGCCCAAACTGGCGGACCGGATCCCAGAGCTCCAGGATGACGGTGGCGAGAGCCCCGAGAGCATGGGCAGCCCCGGCTTTGGCAACGACGACAgcagcaacgacgacgaggcggacgtcGAGGAGTCCCAAACACGAATGATGCACGAGTccagcgacgaggacgcatCGCCGGTCTCGCGGGTACGTCGGCGCTTCGATCCCCACCTTGGTGTCGGCGAGCTAACAGCGCCTCAGTTCGCgggccgccacggccgccagAACCAAAGGTTCGGACCCGGCGGTCGGAAGGGCTTCAAGGGGCAGAAGACGTACGGCAAAAAGGGCGGCAAGCGGCGCGACAAGCAGATGCGGGCCGGCAAGCACGCGCATCGCGTCCCCGCCGTGGAGCCGCAGCCCATGCccccggccgtcgccgacggcgggccCCTCGTTCGGCTCTACGAgggggtcgtcgtcgactggAACGAGGACGCGTGGGAGATGCtcttcggcggcgcgccCGGACGGAAGGACGGCGCGCAGGGAGCCAAGACGTACACGGACCTCGAGCTGCTGCACGATTCCGTGCTCAAGCAGCACAAGAGACGACGAATCAGCCGCAAGAACAACGGCATCACGTTGGACGAGTGTCTCGACGAGTTCGAACGGGCCGAAGTCTTGTCCGAGCAGGACATGTGGTACTGCCCCCGCTGCAAGGAGCACAGGCGAGCGAGCAAGAAGTTTGACCTGTGGAAGACGCCGGACATTCTGGTGGCGCACCTCAAACGTTTCAGCAGCTCCGGTTGGCGTCGCGACAAGCtcgacatcctcgtcgagtTTCCCATCGAGAATCTGGATCTCACCTCGAGAGTGATCcagaaggaggagggcaAGGACGAGATCTACGAcctcatcggcgtcgacgaccactacggcggcctcggcggcggccactACACGGCCTACGCCAAGAATTTTGTCGACGGACGATGGTACAGCTTCAACGGTAAGTCGTGCAGGGAAGCGACGTGTGATGTGACGATGAAGGCGCTGACTCAAAAGGATAGACTCGTCGGTGCACGTCGTCTCGGACCCCTC TACGAGAAGGAAAGCCCTCGGTCGGAGGATGAGAAGTCggagtcggacgacgacggcgaggcgggaAGCAAGCCTCGCGGCGAGCAGGTCACAGACgctcccgacgacggcggccggctcCACCATGACGGATTGGTTCGACGAAGCATCGAaaacgacggcatcggcgacgacatggaAGGCAGCCACCGGCGAGTGGGGTCACAGTCGCTCGAGATGACGCAAGGCTGGAACTTTGACGGGCTCGAGGGTCAAGACGGCGACTGCGCGAGCGACGATGCCCAGTTCGActcgggcgacgacggacacgGGGACGTCGCCCATCAGGGCAACGagagggccgccgccggctctcGCGAGGGCAGCGCTCAGTGGGAAGACCGGCGCGTCCtctcggtgccggccgatggcgcaggcggcagcgacgtcgaggaagtGACGGAGATTCATCTCGAAAGTGACAAGGCGGCTCGCAGCGGCTGA